One Sphingopyxis macrogoltabida genomic region harbors:
- a CDS encoding TetR/AcrR family transcriptional regulator: MARVDRQAGVAAGAATEQELKVGRVAEEAKTRRRSTKAEQRAETMEQILDEAELLFSRHGLHGVTLKDVAKRVGVHHTLLNYYFEDKKKLFDAVFARRAVVTSTKRMQALDEYDRASGGKPTIEGALHAFLDTDLDLYIHGGDGWKNYGALGAQVANTPEWGAELMDSHFDPVVLRLIELLKKAMPDCAEEDIFWGYHFVTGALMVTLARTGRIDKLSGGVCKSEDFEAIKARMAAFMAAGFRQICNKKA; the protein is encoded by the coding sequence ATGGCGCGGGTTGATCGGCAAGCGGGCGTCGCGGCAGGGGCGGCGACGGAACAGGAACTGAAAGTCGGACGAGTGGCAGAAGAGGCGAAAACGCGTCGGCGATCGACCAAGGCCGAACAGCGCGCCGAAACGATGGAGCAGATCCTCGACGAGGCTGAACTGCTCTTCTCACGGCACGGTCTGCACGGGGTGACGCTAAAGGATGTCGCGAAGCGCGTCGGCGTCCACCACACGCTGCTCAACTATTATTTCGAGGACAAGAAAAAGCTGTTCGACGCCGTTTTTGCGCGGCGCGCAGTTGTGACGAGCACCAAGCGGATGCAGGCGCTCGACGAATATGATCGCGCGAGCGGCGGCAAGCCGACGATCGAGGGCGCGCTCCATGCCTTCCTCGACACCGACCTCGATCTCTACATCCACGGCGGCGACGGCTGGAAAAATTACGGCGCGCTGGGCGCGCAGGTCGCCAACACCCCCGAATGGGGCGCCGAGCTGATGGACAGCCATTTTGACCCGGTGGTTCTTCGCCTGATCGAACTTCTGAAAAAGGCGATGCCCGATTGCGCTGAAGAGGACATCTTCTGGGGCTATCACTTCGTCACCGGTGCACTGATGGTCACGCTCGCACGCACCGGACGCATCGACAAGCTGTCGGGCGGCGTCTGCAAGTCCGAGGATTTCGAAGCCATCAAGGCGCGCATGGCCGCCTTCATGGCGGCGGGTTTCCGGCAAATCTGCAACAAAAAGGCTTAG
- a CDS encoding SDR family NAD(P)-dependent oxidoreductase has protein sequence MEDEIRPLRDRVAMVTGAGGGLGRAHALYLARQGARVVVNDLALSAAEQVASEIVANGGEALAIAASVTDEATVEAMVRHTIDAWGRIDILVNNAGILRDKSFAKMSIDDFRLVVDVHLMGAAICCKAVWEVMRAQQYGRIVMTTSSSGLWGNFGQANYGAAKMALVGLMQTLAIEGEKYGIRVNSLAPTAATQMTQGVLSEQSLAALDPICVSPGLLALVGNAAPTRAILCAGAGHFASAEITLSRGAFIGRDADAGDRLTDQWSSVTAREEAIVPAYGFMQAEREVASARADR, from the coding sequence ATGGAAGACGAGATTCGTCCGCTTCGGGACCGGGTAGCGATGGTGACCGGGGCCGGTGGCGGATTGGGCCGCGCCCATGCGCTCTACCTCGCAAGGCAGGGCGCACGTGTCGTGGTGAACGACCTCGCACTGTCTGCTGCCGAGCAAGTCGCGTCGGAGATTGTCGCGAATGGCGGAGAGGCGCTGGCGATCGCTGCTTCGGTGACCGACGAAGCCACGGTCGAGGCGATGGTTCGCCACACGATCGATGCGTGGGGACGCATCGACATCCTCGTCAACAACGCAGGCATCCTGCGCGACAAGAGCTTCGCCAAGATGAGCATCGACGATTTTCGTCTGGTCGTCGACGTCCACCTGATGGGTGCCGCGATCTGCTGCAAGGCGGTGTGGGAGGTGATGCGCGCGCAGCAATATGGCCGCATCGTCATGACGACCTCATCGTCGGGACTCTGGGGCAATTTCGGGCAGGCGAATTACGGCGCCGCCAAGATGGCGCTCGTCGGGCTGATGCAGACGCTGGCGATCGAGGGCGAGAAATATGGCATCCGCGTCAACAGTCTCGCGCCGACCGCCGCGACGCAGATGACGCAGGGGGTTTTGTCCGAACAGAGTCTCGCGGCGCTTGATCCGATATGCGTCAGTCCCGGGCTGCTGGCCTTGGTCGGTAATGCTGCGCCGACGCGCGCCATCCTCTGCGCTGGGGCAGGGCATTTCGCGAGTGCCGAAATCACGCTGTCTCGTGGCGCCTTCATCGGACGCGATGCCGATGCCGGAGATCGCCTGACCGATCAATGGTCAAGCGTGACCGCGCGGGAAGAGGCGATCGTTCCCGCCTATGGCTTTATGCAGGCGGAGCGCGAGGTGGCCAGTGCACGCGCGGATCGTTGA
- a CDS encoding SMI1/KNR4 family protein, whose protein sequence is MDPAYTNPRWIPLTADGSGGHIGLDLDPWPGGRVGQIILFGRDEDVKIVLAESLAHFLEWIATPLENGNFRLEIAADEEALRRFRLKHPPTNDFHEGARILLGAPGRFL, encoded by the coding sequence GTGGATCCGGCCTACACCAACCCGCGCTGGATACCGCTCACCGCAGATGGGTCAGGCGGCCACATCGGTCTCGACCTCGATCCCTGGCCAGGGGGCCGAGTTGGGCAGATCATCCTCTTCGGGCGCGACGAGGACGTGAAAATCGTCCTCGCGGAGTCACTCGCTCATTTTTTGGAGTGGATCGCAACGCCGCTGGAGAACGGCAATTTCAGACTGGAAATCGCCGCCGACGAGGAAGCCTTGCGGCGGTTCAGATTGAAGCACCCGCCAACAAATGATTTTCACGAAGGCGCGCGTATACTGCTAGGTGCCCCCGGCCGATTTTTGTAA
- a CDS encoding murein L,D-transpeptidase catalytic domain-containing protein, which yields MSHRDVIGFVDFSRASHEPRFHILDLTTGRHQSHLVAHGRGSDPDHSGWVRRLSNTPGPAASSSGAYLVGEDDIGRHGRSRRLIGLDPENSNVEVRRIVIHAGRYVSPEIARRGKLGRSEGCFAVAQSDIKLLLERLGPGRMIYAAKI from the coding sequence ATAAGTCATCGCGACGTCATCGGCTTCGTCGATTTCAGCCGGGCGTCGCACGAACCGCGCTTTCATATCCTCGATCTGACGACCGGGCGGCACCAAAGCCATCTCGTCGCGCACGGCCGCGGATCGGATCCCGATCACAGCGGTTGGGTGCGTCGCTTGTCAAACACGCCGGGACCGGCTGCCTCGTCAAGCGGTGCGTATCTGGTGGGCGAGGATGACATCGGAAGGCACGGGCGCTCGCGGCGTCTCATCGGCCTCGATCCCGAGAACAGCAATGTCGAAGTTCGCCGGATCGTTATTCACGCCGGGCGTTATGTCTCGCCGGAGATTGCGCGTCGCGGCAAGCTCGGCCGCAGCGAAGGCTGCTTCGCCGTAGCGCAGTCGGATATAAAGCTGCTGCTTGAACGCCTTGGACCCGGCCGGATGATCTATGCGGCCAAAATATAG
- a CDS encoding amino acid permease has translation MAGGWLGPRKPIGGAHDAAHGLRKTLSWPHLVALGVGAIVGTGIYTLTGVGADRAGPAVIVAFAIAGAVCAFAALAYAEMATLIPTAGGAYAYTYSVLGETLAWIVGWSLILEYSLACSTVAVGWSAYLVGWIQSLGVDLPAQLLAGPHAGGIINLPAVLVALAIAGMLIAGTRESATFNIILVAIKLTALTAFVVLALPFFDADKMTPFMPYGFGSQVEGGTTRGVMAAAAIVFFAFYGFDAVATSAEEAKNPGRDLTIGILGSMAICTLIYMLVAISAIGSVSYIDLGKSSEPLAFVLRTLGHPGAAWAIGLAALIALPSVILVMMYGQSRIFFVMARDGLLPRFLSKISPRSGAPTTITLVTGVFVALVAGFFRLDEIAELANAGTLVAFIAVAVCMMVLRRRDPDLPRVFRCPKPYLVGTLAVLGCLYLLASLPTHTLTRFAMWNVIGVVFYLAYGRARSVAARNEAAAG, from the coding sequence ATGGCAGGGGGATGGCTGGGACCGCGCAAGCCGATCGGCGGTGCGCACGATGCGGCCCATGGATTGCGCAAGACGCTGAGTTGGCCGCATCTGGTCGCGCTCGGTGTCGGGGCGATCGTCGGCACCGGCATTTATACGCTAACCGGCGTCGGCGCCGACCGCGCGGGCCCGGCGGTGATCGTCGCTTTTGCGATCGCCGGCGCGGTATGCGCTTTTGCCGCGCTGGCCTATGCCGAAATGGCCACGCTGATCCCGACCGCCGGCGGCGCCTATGCCTATACCTATTCGGTGCTCGGCGAGACGCTGGCGTGGATCGTGGGGTGGAGCCTGATCCTCGAATATTCGCTTGCCTGCTCGACGGTGGCGGTCGGCTGGTCGGCCTATCTCGTCGGCTGGATCCAGTCGCTCGGGGTCGACCTGCCGGCGCAATTGCTAGCGGGACCGCATGCGGGCGGCATCATCAACCTGCCCGCGGTGCTCGTCGCGCTGGCGATCGCCGGCATGCTGATCGCCGGGACGCGCGAAAGCGCAACCTTCAACATCATCCTCGTCGCGATCAAGCTCACCGCGCTGACCGCTTTCGTCGTGCTGGCGTTGCCTTTCTTCGACGCGGACAAGATGACCCCGTTCATGCCCTACGGGTTCGGCAGCCAGGTCGAGGGTGGCACGACGCGCGGGGTGATGGCGGCGGCGGCCATCGTCTTCTTCGCCTTCTACGGCTTCGATGCCGTGGCGACCTCGGCCGAAGAGGCCAAGAACCCCGGGCGCGATCTCACCATCGGCATCCTCGGGTCGATGGCGATCTGCACGCTCATCTATATGCTCGTCGCGATTAGCGCGATCGGTTCGGTGTCGTACATCGATCTCGGCAAGTCGAGCGAGCCGCTCGCCTTCGTCCTCCGCACGCTCGGACATCCGGGTGCGGCCTGGGCCATCGGGCTCGCGGCGCTGATCGCGCTGCCGTCGGTGATCCTCGTGATGATGTACGGGCAAAGCCGCATCTTCTTCGTCATGGCGCGCGACGGCCTGCTGCCGCGCTTCCTCAGCAAGATTTCGCCGCGCAGCGGCGCGCCGACGACGATCACCCTCGTCACCGGCGTGTTCGTGGCGCTCGTCGCGGGCTTTTTCCGCCTCGACGAGATCGCCGAATTGGCCAATGCAGGGACGCTCGTCGCCTTCATCGCGGTCGCCGTGTGCATGATGGTGCTGCGCCGCCGCGATCCCGACCTGCCGCGCGTGTTCCGCTGTCCGAAACCCTATCTCGTCGGCACGCTCGCGGTGCTGGGCTGCCTCTACCTGCTGGCCAGCCTGCCCACCCACACGCTGACCCGCTTTGCGATGTGGAACGTCATCGGCGTGGTCTTCTACCTCGCCTACGGCCGCGCCCGCAGCGTCGCGGCGCGGAACGAGGCGGCGGCCGGGTAA
- a CDS encoding Ldh family oxidoreductase, whose translation MENGTVTMTLGEVDRLARRVLTQHGLRGDHVDAVARTIVAGERDGSASHGVYRLLVAVNTLRTGKVDPAIEPVITRPAPALVKADAGGAFAQLAIERALPVLVDSARTNGIAALAVNRCIHFAALWPEVEMVVAEGLVALATTPSHAWVAPAGGHRPLLGTNPIAFGWPRPGGSPFVFDFATSAAARGEIELHRRAGKPIPAGWGLDADGQPTTDAQAALDGAMLTWGGHKGSALSIMVELIAGPLIGDLTSAESMAWDAGAGASPYGGELIVAIDPAGFLGPAAAEHLARAEILFEAMTAQGARLPGARRHANRKISVEEGVRVPSALYRDIVALLEPGA comes from the coding sequence ATGGAAAACGGCACGGTGACGATGACGCTGGGCGAGGTCGACAGGCTGGCCCGGCGAGTGCTGACGCAGCACGGGTTGCGCGGCGACCATGTCGATGCGGTGGCGCGGACGATCGTTGCGGGCGAACGCGATGGCTCTGCCAGTCACGGCGTGTACCGGCTGCTCGTCGCGGTGAACACGCTGCGCACGGGCAAGGTCGATCCGGCGATCGAGCCCGTTATAACCCGCCCGGCGCCCGCCCTCGTGAAAGCCGACGCCGGCGGCGCCTTCGCGCAGCTTGCGATCGAGCGCGCCCTGCCGGTGCTGGTCGACAGCGCGCGGACGAACGGTATTGCCGCGCTTGCGGTCAATCGCTGTATCCATTTCGCGGCGCTGTGGCCCGAGGTGGAGATGGTGGTCGCCGAGGGACTGGTCGCGCTGGCGACGACCCCGAGCCACGCCTGGGTCGCCCCCGCGGGAGGTCATCGTCCGCTGCTGGGGACCAATCCGATCGCCTTTGGCTGGCCGCGTCCCGGCGGGTCGCCCTTCGTCTTCGACTTTGCGACCAGCGCGGCGGCGCGCGGCGAGATCGAACTGCATCGCCGCGCGGGCAAGCCGATCCCCGCCGGCTGGGGACTCGACGCCGACGGACAGCCGACCACCGACGCGCAGGCGGCGCTCGACGGCGCGATGCTGACATGGGGCGGCCATAAGGGGTCGGCGCTGTCGATCATGGTCGAACTGATCGCCGGGCCGCTGATCGGCGACCTGACGAGCGCCGAGTCGATGGCGTGGGATGCCGGCGCCGGCGCATCGCCCTATGGCGGCGAGCTGATCGTCGCGATCGATCCGGCCGGATTCCTGGGCCCGGCGGCCGCGGAGCATCTCGCGCGTGCCGAAATATTGTTCGAGGCGATGACCGCGCAGGGCGCCCGATTGCCCGGCGCGCGGCGGCATGCCAACCGGAAGATCAGCGTGGAGGAGGGGGTGCGGGTGCCGTCGGCACTCTATCGCGATATCGTGGCGCTCCTCGAACCCGGGGCCTGA
- a CDS encoding GntR family transcriptional regulator, with product MTNLIVRNLADQLVDLVRDRILNGTIPADQAIRQDTLAAELGISKIPLREALTRLEQEGLVRSQANRGYFVRALSAAEAEEVYALRLKLEPELVALAAARASDAERQHAIAVHDELDKVTDAHGDGVGRFNRAFHLALIQPANQPITTHMLERLHVLGERYVRKHLEPLGRDQRANEEHQDILRHWLDRDGAAVAKAIDAHIRATIDDLRRQFSTDRID from the coding sequence ATGACCAATCTTATCGTCCGCAACCTCGCCGACCAGCTCGTCGACCTCGTTCGCGACCGGATTCTCAACGGTACGATTCCGGCCGATCAGGCGATCCGGCAGGATACGCTCGCCGCCGAACTGGGGATCAGCAAGATCCCGCTGCGCGAGGCGCTGACCCGGCTCGAACAGGAAGGGCTGGTGCGCAGCCAGGCCAACCGCGGCTATTTCGTCCGCGCGCTCAGCGCTGCCGAGGCCGAGGAGGTCTATGCGCTTCGCCTCAAGCTCGAGCCCGAGCTGGTCGCACTGGCCGCGGCGCGCGCCAGCGATGCCGAACGGCAGCATGCGATCGCGGTCCACGACGAACTCGACAAGGTGACGGACGCGCATGGCGACGGCGTCGGGCGGTTCAATCGCGCCTTCCACCTCGCATTGATCCAGCCGGCGAACCAGCCGATCACCACCCACATGCTCGAACGGCTGCACGTGCTCGGCGAGCGTTATGTCCGCAAGCACCTCGAACCGCTCGGGCGCGACCAGCGGGCCAATGAGGAACATCAGGACATCCTCCGGCACTGGCTGGACCGCGACGGCGCAGCGGTCGCCAAGGCCATCGATGCCCATATCCGGGCGACGATCGACGACCTGCGGCGGCAGTTTTCCACCGACCGGATCGATTGA